In Campylobacter sp. RM16187, the DNA window ATGGCGCTATGGAGGGAATCATAAAAGAATATCATACAAATAGCAGTGGAAATATCCTGGCGAGCTTTAGCAACGGCGGAGTTCTTTCGGTAGCCAAACTTGCACTGTATCACTTTCAAAACGACCAAGGGCTAACCAAACTAGGTGATAATATCTATGCAAAGAGCGCAAACTCAGGAGATGCGATATTTTATAAAAATGCAGAGGGAAAGACAACATACGGCTCAAAAATAGCAAGCAATATGCTTGAAATGTCAAATGTCAATCTTGCTCAAGCCTTAACAGAGATAATAGCCATACAAAAGGCCTATGACGCAAACGCAAAAAGCATAACCACAAGCGATGATCTGATTAAAACCGCTATAAATTTAAAACGATAGTCTATTGGTAAAATCAATACAAGACTTTGTTTAGCAATTTTTAGATAAAATCGCTTTATTTTAAACACTAATATAATTAAGGCAAAATTTTATGGATAGAAAAAGAATTTATAATCCAAATTCCAATGAGACATTGACAGATAGACGCGTATTTAACGGAAATCCTCACGGGATTTTAAATTTCACTAAGGCAAAATATCAATGGGCGCTTAAGCTTTGGGATCTAATGGAGGCAAATACATGGTTTCCAAAAGAGGTTGATACGACAGACGATGTGCGCGACTATGCACACAATCTAACGGAGGCTGAAAAGAGGATGTATGATCTGGTATGGAGCCAGCTCATCTCTATGGACAGCTTTCAGACAAACAACCTAGCCGATAACATAAACCCATATATAACAGCACCAGAAATTAACGCCTGCCTAGCTCGCCAAGCCTACGAAGAGGCAAACCACTCCAAAAGCTATGCTGTTATGGTAGAGGCAATCTGCGACAATACCGATCTCATCTACGAAATGGAAAAATATGACGACGTTTTACGCGAGAAAAACGACTATATCTCAAGCGTATACGAGGAGCTTGCGGGAGAAGTTACAGATGAAAAGCTTCTACTTGCAATGGTAGCAAATCAAATTTTAGAAGGAATTTATTTTTATAGCGGATTTACGGCGATCTATGCTCTGGCAAGAGCGGGCAAGATGCTAGGTTCGGCTCAGATGATACGCTTCATTCAAAGAGACGAGATAACTCACCTTTTACTATTCCAAAATATGATAAATTCTGTTAGAAAAGAGAGGCCCGATCTATTTACTCTTGAAATAGAGGACAAAATTTACGAAATGTTTAAAAAGGCCGGAGAGCTTGAGATAAAGTGGGGAAAATACATCACTCAAAATCAAATCATGGGCTTTACGGACGATATCATTGAAGAGTATATCCACTATCTTATAGATCAGCGCCTTGTGGCTATCGGACTAAATAGAATATACAATGCCAAACACCCTATAAAATGGGTCGATGACTTTGCTCAATTTAATGATCAAAAGGCAAATTTCTTCGAAAGTAAAGTTACAAACTACTCAAAAGGAAGCTTAAGCTTTGACGACTTCTAACGAGGGCTTAAATTTACTTCCCGTATCTCTACAGGCAAAAAGTATCAAGGAGCGCATAGAAGAACTACTAAATTTTATAAAAGACGCTCCTAAAAACTCGATAATATCATCAAGCGAACTTTGCATAAGCGGCTATGATTTTAAGGGTCTTGATAAAAACTTTAATGAAAATCTAATACAAAATTTGCAAAGAGCTCTCGAGGAAAATAAATTCCTTACTTTTACATACCTAGGCAATGAACACAAAAAATCAGATACTTTAAATCAAAAATCATATAATCAATTTACTTTTTTAAGCCAAGATGGGATTATCTATACTCAGCCTAAATGCAAGCTTTTTAAACCGAATTTAGAAGATAAAAAATTTGACAAAGGAAATGAAAGGACTATAGGGCATTCTTATTTTCAAGGCATAAAATTTGGCACATTAATCTGCTTTGAACTTAGATTTAGCGAATTATGGGCTAAGCTAAAAGAGTGCGAGATAATATTTGTGCCGGCAATGTGGGGCAAAGAGCGCAAAGATGCCTACATAAGCCTTTGTAAAGCACTTGCTATTGCAAATAACTGCTTTGTAGTAGCCTCAAGCTCGCTTGATCTTGAATTCGCAGGCGTTTTTATGCCTACCGGCGAGCTAAAAAATAAAGCAAAATTTGATAGAAATTTAATTATAAAAATAAAAGAAAATTTAGGAATTTTATAGAAAATGACACCTTTAGAAAAATCAAAATGTATCAATATGGCAGATGAAATTGCCGATAATGTCAATCTTTCTCCAAAGCTATACAAGGCCTTTTGCGAAACTCCGCGAGAGATATTTGCTCCCGTTAGAACGCACGCATACAAGCTTGACGCACAACCAATAAGCGGTAATCAATGGATAAGTTCACCTCTTACGGTAGCCAAAATGA includes these proteins:
- a CDS encoding ribonucleotide-diphosphate reductase subunit beta, whose translation is MDRKRIYNPNSNETLTDRRVFNGNPHGILNFTKAKYQWALKLWDLMEANTWFPKEVDTTDDVRDYAHNLTEAEKRMYDLVWSQLISMDSFQTNNLADNINPYITAPEINACLARQAYEEANHSKSYAVMVEAICDNTDLIYEMEKYDDVLREKNDYISSVYEELAGEVTDEKLLLAMVANQILEGIYFYSGFTAIYALARAGKMLGSAQMIRFIQRDEITHLLLFQNMINSVRKERPDLFTLEIEDKIYEMFKKAGELEIKWGKYITQNQIMGFTDDIIEEYIHYLIDQRLVAIGLNRIYNAKHPIKWVDDFAQFNDQKANFFESKVTNYSKGSLSFDDF
- a CDS encoding carbon-nitrogen hydrolase family protein, with product MTTSNEGLNLLPVSLQAKSIKERIEELLNFIKDAPKNSIISSSELCISGYDFKGLDKNFNENLIQNLQRALEENKFLTFTYLGNEHKKSDTLNQKSYNQFTFLSQDGIIYTQPKCKLFKPNLEDKKFDKGNERTIGHSYFQGIKFGTLICFELRFSELWAKLKECEIIFVPAMWGKERKDAYISLCKALAIANNCFVVASSSLDLEFAGVFMPTGELKNKAKFDRNLIIKIKENLGIL